A region from the Spirochaetia bacterium 38H-sp genome encodes:
- a CDS encoding HEAT repeat domain-containing protein has protein sequence MPTITEILKSKRKPKEIIELLAKELKRDEKAIDELIQCFENGTTAEKGNCMEAIEYVTKEYPEFAKNCLDLVIAHLNDKAPRVKWEACRIIGNVASMFPDKIEEAIPKLLVNTNDKGTVVRWSAAFALTEIAKSSSKMQKELVPEFKRILERETNKGVRNIYLKYLKGAGL, from the coding sequence ATGCCAACAATAACGGAAATACTAAAATCCAAGAGAAAGCCAAAAGAAATAATTGAACTTTTGGCTAAAGAATTAAAAAGGGATGAGAAGGCAATTGATGAACTTATCCAATGTTTTGAGAATGGCACTACTGCTGAAAAAGGTAATTGTATGGAAGCCATAGAATATGTCACCAAAGAATACCCTGAATTTGCCAAAAATTGCCTTGATCTTGTTATTGCTCACTTAAATGATAAGGCTCCAAGAGTAAAATGGGAAGCTTGCAGGATAATTGGGAACGTTGCTTCCATGTTTCCAGATAAGATTGAAGAGGCTATCCCAAAACTCTTGGTAAACACAAACGATAAAGGTACTGTTGTAAGGTGGAGTGCAGCTTTTGCTCTGACTGAAATTGCAAAAAGCAGCTCAAAAATGCAGAAAGAACTTGTTCCAGAATTTAAGAGGATACTGGAGAGAGAAACAAACAAAGGAGTGAGAAATATTTATTTGAAATATCTCAAAGGTGCAGGACTATGA